The sequence below is a genomic window from Andrena cerasifolii isolate SP2316 chromosome 6, iyAndCera1_principal, whole genome shotgun sequence.
ATCttctcatataaggacgaaaaacgtaatttcgtgactgcattcccaaagACGAGTTCAAACGACTAACGTTTCAAATCGGTAAACCTCCTGAGTTAACAGGAGCACAGAATACAGCTAGAGGTATCCGTGGGAGAGAGAAGGCAAACTATTTAGAATATTTATATAGACAGACAAAGATAGACGGGAATGTAGTTTATACCTATCACCGGTAGTTGACTGTAACCCTCCTTAGGCtcttaaattaaacaaatttttagtgATAAATACAATCAGACACTGGACTTCAATACCTCTATAACTGACCTACATTCTGAGATTACAAATAGCGCAGATAAACGAACACCGCGATGTCCTCGAGGCCTCCACCTCGCGCGCAATACTAACAAATATCCTTCGATCCGAATACTTCTACCCGAACAGGTTTTTAGCAGAACCAACgcaattatttcaaattaaattatatacatcgAATAATATACCTATACTGCATTTGCTCCTGTAGTTACGGCGCACCAAGGATCATGAATAAGGCAGCACAGTGCGAACTGTGTCACCGTGTTGTCCCAAGTACGTAAAAATGAAGACGATCGAAGAAGTCCTGAGCGTGTCCAAGGGAAACTCTTTAGCGGGCCCGTTCTAGAAAGTGCAAAGGTTAAAGCAGAATGGAGAAACGCCCGTGGCCACTTTCTAGATAAAAACTAATCCGTACATGTTCGGGTTCGCTTTGCCGTTGACAGCTGATATGGTATGATCATGGCGGAATCCACGGAAAGGACGGAGGATGACAAAGTCAActgcaaaattttaattgtcgGCGGCGGGATGGCTGGTTTATCAGCCGCCAATCATTTACTGAAGCATCAGGAAACAGACTTTCTGATCGTCGAGGCACGGGCTCGAATCGGCGGTCGAATCGTCGCTACCAAAGTCGGTGAGGCTGCACTTAACCTGTTTGCAAATTCTTAATAATCAATAAGAGTTTGGATCCTCTTCATTTCCGTTGCATTTCGTTGCGCCAGCTTCGTAACgattctgttgtactttgagaaacGTTTCAAGTTCCATTCGCGATATCTAACAGCGATGCTGTCTGAGAGAGAGTCACTTACTCGCCGCAGCTTCTCGTTTAACCTCTAACTACATCATACAAAATGTCCTCGATGCAGGAGGCGAGAAGGTGGAATTAGGAGCCAACTGGATCCACGGAGTCCTAGGAAACCCGATGTTCGAGCTAGCAATGGCGAACGGACTGATCGATATCGTTCGCGTACCCAGGCCTCACCGAGTCGTAGCGGCTATGGAAGACGGGAAGCAGCTACCCTTCCCGGTTTTGCAAGAGATCTACGAAGCTTACGTGTGTTTTCTAAGACGATGCGAAGAGTATTTTTTAAGCCCCTATAGCCCTCCGGACGGGATAAACAGTGTCGGTGCGCATGTGGCATTAGAAGCGGAGATTTATTTATCGTCTCTACCAACCGAGGAGAGGAGAATTAGACAATTGTTGTTTGACTGTTTACTTAAGAGGGAAACCTGTATTACTGGCTGTGATAGCATGGAAGACGTCGATCTCCTGGAAATGGGTTCGTACGCGGAGCTACAAGGTGGAAACATTAGTCTTCCGGACGGGTACAGCGCTATATTGGAACCGGTTTATAAACACATACCCAAGGACAGTATTCTCACTAGACACGCCGTCACGAGCATTAGGTAAGAGGAATTTAATGTCAGTAGTTAGTAAAGCAGCGGCTCGTACACCAACAGGAGAGTATTAATTACAGGTGGGAGAGAAAAAGGCGCGCGGACGATTCCACAAAGCCTGATGATAACAATTGTTCCGGCACGGACGCCTGTATAGAAGTGCAGTGCGAGAATGGGAAGACGATAGTAGCGGAACACATGATTTGTACATTGCCATTAGGAGTTCTTAAGGAGAAAGCTAAGGATATGTTCGAACCGCCTCTGCCTAACTATAAACTCGAAGCCATAGATAGACTCTTGTTCGGTACGGTGGACAAGATATTCCTAGAATACGAGAGACCTTTCTTAAACCCCGGAGTGTCGGAAGTGATGCTCCTCTGGGACGACAGAGGCTTGATGGACGATGAGAAGCAGGATATGAGTAAAACGTGGTATAGGAAGATATATTCTTTCACGAAAATATCGGAGACACTGTTACTGGGTTGGATATCCGGGAAAGCTGCCGAGTATATGGAACGGTTGAGCTCGACCGAAGTGGCTGAGGTGTGCACGTCGATATTGAGAAAGTTTCTCAACGACCCGTTCGTACCGACACCAAAGAATTGTATATGCACCTCGTGGCAGTCGCAGCCGTATACGCGCGGCTCCTACACGGCGATGGCTGTCGACGCGAGTCAATTAGATATTAATCGTTTAGCCGAGCCTATAGTGCGGGAGGACGACCCGTCGAGAATCGTGATAGCGTTTGCGGGCGAGCACACGCATTCTTCCTTTTATAGTACCGTGCACGGAGCGTATTTAACCGGCCGGACCGCCGCCCAAGCGCTTCTGGAATCGAGGCAGAGCGAGAAGAACTCGCTGAGCCTCAGCTGCGAAGACACGAACGACCTTAGCTCGTGGATACAGGGGATCTCGTTGAATTGAAGGCTTTGAATCTATAAGAGACGGAAGTTGTTCTCTATATCGACGTTCTCGCACTCGTCGAGCACAATTTATTACTGAGGTATGAACGGTATTCCACACACTGCCGGGGCGACGGCAATTGTGATTCGTAGGTGTTTAGTATTATCGCGGCAACTCGCGAactcttttaattttgtaaatactATAGCGAATTGTTTATATTATGTACATAACGATGCCTGGTTGGAACGTTGAGACTTCTTGAGCGTACATGTCCCGATTCTACGTACCGGGACATGCTTCATTTTACGGGATCACCTAACAGCACAGAAGTTTTGTACGATTCAGTGCCGTCTGAAGTGCTTGTTATTTTAGGCAGAACTCTTTGAACGTCCGCGCGTTGTCAGTCATTGTTTGGCTTGGGTTCGTACAAGCGATGGTAGCGTGACGTTAGCTCGATCCGTACGCAATGCGACAAGGGAGAAGAGAGAATCAAAAGCTGCTGTAAATTTTCCATAGGTAATTTAGCAATATCGATTGCCATACGCGTGTGTGCACATGACGGAGGCGCGAAAGCATGCAGGAATTCCTAAGTCGCCCAGGTCTTTGTTTTGATATTACTATTCTCTTTGGTCcgttttttaaaatgcttttactCGAAAGTATTACACAAGTGCATTTTATCTAGTCATTGTGTTAAGCAGtttagtttttaaaatgcaTAACGAGGCAGCTGTGGCCTCTTGCGGTTACTTTCCCACCACGTGCAATTACGGCAGCCTGCAATGAAACCAAACACCGATAAGGATTTACGTGTGAACAATTTTGCACGTCTTTTTCTAATTAAGGCGATAGAATAGACGACCCTTGGAGGGCCTCTTACGTTTCAAATGTGATAGAAATCTTTGCAACGTTACTGTTTTATTACACGTATGGTTAATAGATCCTGCAGTTTCTTTTTCGAATGCCCGAGGTCCCGaatgtatttattttcttcgtaaCTGCCACTTAATATTAACTCGTGACAGCGCAAACCGAGAAATAAACGGCGAAACGAACGGAAATGTTATATTATGCACAGATAGTACTATAACTGAAATAAACGATTTTCAGTAATTATTTTAACGAATCATTTCACGCTCCGTGTCAACATGAATACCTCGCCCACGGCGGAGAGATAGCATAAAGTAGAttagaatattataattaatacaCCCGATGTTGTTTTCAGTACACAAGTACTCCTGCTCTGTGATAAGAGttattggtaattatttacaaaagggcagtcttcgccgatttcgatgacctcgaaatatgttgtcaaagttaacattctgaacaattttttcctacacatgttatcgtcgctcggctttagttttcgagatatttgcaacaaaaaaaactgtaatCGGTAGTTGGTTTAATATGTAaatgaaaaggaaaaaagttgttcagagtTATGGCCCCTGACAACATATtccaaggtcattgaaatcgggaCTGGCTTTTTGTAAATAACTACCGAGCTGTTTTATTAGCGCAGCCTTTCGCCCACAGTTCTCCGAGCAGAGGAGCCCAGGTTTTTTCACGTACACGTGTGACTTCGTTTATAAATAAGCGGTAACTTTATTGTCACGTCAGTTTGTACatttattgtacaaataaatattatacagcATATTTTTAAGCAACTATGGCATTACTTAATTACGTACAGGTACATAAATTCTACTTGTAGAATTCGATTGCAATGCGTAGCTGTACATCGATCCGCGAGATTAGTATAGAAGAaattagttgacaaatatggtTTCACGTTGAACGCATCGTTAGGGCCCAATTTGTTGAGAAGCAATGCGGCATCAGCTAGCTTTCCCGAATCGCAATGTTTAAATGCCTTGCACAGCGAACCAATTaagtttaattagaaattagcgcgaattaattacaaagataaACGTTAAggtaatttaaattataaaagagAAGAAAGCTAACTTACACTACTACATTTCTCGCAACACGTTCGGTACATAAAGTTGAATACTCGATTTGCTTTTAGAACGAATGTGGCTCTTAAACGTTTGGCATTAATTTCCATTCGCGTTTGACGTTGAAGGGTGGCAGCATAGACCATACAATTTGCTAGTTGGAGAGTTAATACGTTGCTTCCTAAATGTACAGTGATATGTAGTATTCGAAACTATACTCAATGGATACAGAAAGAGGATTAACTTCCTTGATCGAATCGTTATCGGAGAAAAGATGCGAGTGTTCCTGGAAAGAAGTGAACGTAGCATAGTACTCAATCATCTTCCGGCTCGATTAACTTAAGTTATACCTACGTAAAGTGTAATACAGTGAATAAGTTAAAAGTATAAATTGACTATTCAGTTACATCCATCGCATGCACCGATGTAACTGTGTAAAAGAATACATGTTAGTAATATATCTCTGACGATTCTCATTCTGCGATAATAAAATACAATTCTTTACTTTTCTAATCAACGGTCGAACGCTTGTTGCCTAGCGTAGCAGCGAGGTATATCGAATACCGCGATACTTTAGTTACCGTTTCGCTATGGATATTGTTAATTCCAGGCAATTCATCGCGAATTCACCACATTCATAATTGCCCCGCATTCTTCGGATTCGAGTTGTACGACTAAACTGTACCATTTATATGGTAGCAATGGAAGACGTAATTAAGAGGGTGCGTATCATGATTTAGCATAGATAGTAGTACTAACACTGCCTCTAAACAGCTGTGTACAATTGGATTTTATACATCTCAACCACGTTGCTACGAAACtcgtattatttaaaattacaattgtAGTTTCTGAAGGGTGTGATAAAAGTATCAATTAAAAATGCTTTTGGAATTGAACGTTTCTCTGCTCGAAGCTTGAGAAAACAGAGTCTCTTTTTCGatgaaaataaaacattttgtaGGTAAATTAGAACACTTCTGGGcagtaatattaaataattgtagagaGAATAGAGAGGAGCGGGACTCGGATAATACTTTAGATTACACGACACGTGATTAACAGAATTTGACAATTCAACCGAGGATCCACCGCGACTCGCGTATATCTTTGCACGCTCCTATTTTCTTGGCCAAAAACATAgtaaaattggggatttttttttaattaactagcaattcgattcatctgaaatttagaCCATGTtacgcatctttgaagaagttgtagttatttatattaagttttaataataaatataggagaacTGATTATTTACCTGAAAGGTAAATATCATACACACCAGTGGATGacaaattttgcgcggcgtgatggtctaTCATGTATAACTCCTATAGTCGTTattaaaaacgaatttaaaaaaaactgcaacttcttcaaagatgcataaaaacatggtccaaatttcggcTGAATCGAAGCGCTggttttttcaaaagaaattcccaaatttcgcTGTTTTTAGTCCAAAAAGTAGGATCCCCCCTCAAACTTTGAAAATCAAACCTGAACCCGTTGAGCCTTGTCCTCGGGATTGACAAACGGTTAAACGACCAGCTGGAAACGACCATTAAAACATGATCGGATCAGTTTGTGCTTAAACCGAACGTAACTGGGATCAGTGGGAATATAAAACATTGCTAGCCCTTCTAAGATTGATTGTCACGGTATAACAAGATTCCTGTAATTTCACGGAGCTATACATCTTCACGAACTACCGCGTTACTGATACCCTCAGAGGACTACTTAGTCTACGTTCAACGAATTTCAGGTTCGGTGGGAATGTGCGACACATAATGTGCAAAATGGGGAGGCGGAGCGTTTCCTGTACGCTCGCGATTTACAAGCTCGGTTTCAGCTGGTTACTCCCGACATCAGCTTCATATAGACGTCGTGGTGTGATGGTCCGCCCCGTTCTGAGGCTGCACGTGGTGTGGCAGCGAAGCCAGCTCGTTTCTGCTCAAGTGGTTCACAATTCCAGCTCCGAGGGAGTCGCCCACTACGTTCACCGTTGTCCTACAGCGATCTCTGTACAATTCAAGATCCCAATTAAGCTGTGCCATTCTTTCAGCCCCGACGGAATCGATCGGTGAACTTAGAGAAGGAACTTACAGCAACCAGTCAACCGCGATGACAAGGAAGACGTCGTCAGCGGGAAGTCGAACCGTGTCCAGGACCATTACCATCGTCACCAGGCCCGCCTGAGGAATCCCAGCCGCGCCAATGCTCGCAGCAGTCGCTGTGATGCTGAGAAGAATAAAACGAAGTAGAGAGACCGCGAAATACCAGATGCTTTGGCTAGTTTTCTTCGACTGTCACTCTGCTCACCTGATGGCCACCAGCTGCCCAAAGCTGAGGGTCACTTGGCGGACTTGTGCGATGAAGATCGCGGCCACAGCTTCGTACAGGGCAGTGCCGTCCATGTTAATGGTAGCGCCGATCGGTAACACGAATCTGGTGATCCGAGAATCGACGTTGTTTCGCTCCTCGAGGCAGTTTATCGCGATCGGGAGGGTGGCAGAACTCGAGGAGGTGCCGAACGCGGTGACCAGTGCCTGCGCCATGTTCGATATGTACACGTACGGGTTCTTCTTCGTTATTATGAAGTACAGCCCGGGCAGAAGTATGAAGCCGTGTATGAACAGGCCGATCAGGACAGTGAGGAAGTACATTCCCAGTTGGCTGACGACCTCGTCCAGAGACTGCATCTCTGTGATCTTCGAGGCGACCAGGAAGAGGACACCCACGGGAGATAACCTGAGAAGCAAGATAGCGTTAAAGCCTCCTGTCGCCTAAAACCAATTGATTTCGTCTTTGGAATGCTTGCTAATTAAATTGCGAGTTTACCAAATCACCCAGTGGGTTATCAACATCATCGCCCCGGAAAGGGACTCGAAGAAGTACAGCAGCGGCTTTCCCTGCTCCTCCATTTTCCCCAGCGTGATGCCCAGCACCGTGGCGAACACCACCAGGCCCATGATGTTGGTCCCGGAGACGCTCTTCTGCACCGGCTCCCAGTAATCCATGTTGCCGGCTGAAAAGTAGATTGCAACTGCACCCTTCACTTTTCACCGAGGGCGCGCACTGATCCTCACCAAGGGAGACGTTCTCCGGCTTCTGCATCTCGGTCCTGTGCTGGGAGATGCACGCCTCCACCAGATTCGGAGGGAACATGTTGCGAACCAAGTCCATCAGGGTGTCGATGGTGGAAACATTCTGCGGAGTCGCGTTCGTCTTCACGTCCGGGTTGTTCCCTACGCCCGGTTGGATTGTGATCACCAGTATAATACCTGGAGCACGTAGACGACGAGAGATATTTAATGTCTGCGGCGTTTCTAGTGTCGATACAGTTATTAATCTTTCAGGAATCGTTAAgggtgtaactgcccgtttttcaacgccatcttcgagaATTTATTCAACGAAAACTATAGGTTTATAGGTTCTGGCGTTTCGCTTGCTTATTAAGgtgtgtttgaagtaatacacagaatttttttagcttttttagtgcacatatatgcacaaattaattttacagaacggaaacagctaaatttttagtaaaaattcAACGTTTCTCTAAAAATcctgtcattctgcaaatttctATTTCTAGAGGTCCTCCGTGGTCCGAACCGCAGCGACAACCatagtaaagaaaataaaccttaggtTTTCCCTTTGAAGTGACTATAACAGTCCCCACACAATCGctagaaaagaattttttgaagaagctcgCGCCCTCCACTGTAGCTACGTATATCTGCGATAAGGAAGCTAAACAAAAATCCGAGtactacttcaaacataccttaatatgcaggcaaaacgccagacacTATAAAcctacagtttttgttaaataaattccagaAGATTTCGCCGAAAAAAAACGGGCAATAACACTAGACTACGCCCTTAATGCCTCCAGTATCTTCGCTCTGAATACTTTTCAGCCTCACTGACCTAGTATAACGGCACTGATGGTGGTGACCATGTAATAGACAATAGCCCGGTACCCAATCCTGCCGCTGAGGGACAGATCAAGGGACCCAATGGCCGAGACCAAGCTGGATATTATCAGAGGCAGGATCAAGCTCTTCAGCATCCTCAGAAACAAATCCCCGAAGTAATTGATGTACATGATCTCGCGAGGCGCCCATCCCTGTGCCCGCGTGTTCCTCAGGATGATGCCAAGGATAACGCCACCAACCACACCGCCAACGGTGAGGATAGTCAGGGAGTTGTGCCTGAGGCAGGATCGAATCTTCTCCTGCCTGGTCTTCGGCCTCTTGTTCGGCTCCTGCGGGTAGTACGAGGTCCTCTCCACGACCTTGCATTGCGTCTCGGGTCCGGATAGCGGGGACCTACAACGCCAAATCAATTAGCAGAGGGTTTGTTGTTACCCAGCGACAGAAGACCCCAGAGGCCTGCAATTACCATCTGCTCTGGAGGAAAACATTCCTGTTTTTCTTCAGGAGATTGTGACACGCAGGAATTGAGGCGCAAAAACCCGAAGGAGACGTTATTAATATCTACTAGTTCAGCGCGTAACGCTTAGCATACAGATGCCCTGTTACCGATATCATTTTTACACAAGGCTAGGAGGATGTATCATCGCTTCGAAAAGAACACAGTTCCAGGAAAAGAAGTTGTCGCCCCGAAACAAGCCGATCCACGACGGAGAAGGGTTAATTGCGGAGTTAATCCTCTAACGGTGTTAACAAGACGTGCCTCGTAACGCGGCCAGTTGGctattagaaaaaatatagagCCGGATCAACGGAGACTAGACGAAGCTATGGCGATCTTGTTTCTTCCGTGGCCGTTTAATTAGCAACGCTTGCAAACCGGCACTGCTGCTGTTGCGTCCCTCGGGGGGTATTTCCCAAGATCATTTCCCTTCGCTGAAGGTCTAAGGCGTCGAATCTATTTCTTCTCCGCGGGACTCGTGTAGTCGTGTTTGCGTAACGCACGCTGGCAGGAGCGTCTCTGACGGACCATTATATTCTAGTCGCGACGGCGTGAAAGCCTGGAGTCCTTGAATATTTAATTCACCAGCGCCCATTTACGATATTTGCTCAAAAGACATGCAAAGCCACGGAGGAGGGACATCTTTTTATGGAGGTAGCGTAAAATCAAATAAACcatgaaaagaaaaagaagagagaatATTTCTGCCGCGTTAATTCGCAAGGGCGTATCCGCAACTCTCGCTTAAGTTCAGCTTCTATCTTCGACCCTACtggaattgtaaaaattaatgaacaacTTCTAATTGTTTTTCTTAGATGGAGACTTACAAAATTCGTAGGAAATTGAACTGCTTTGTTCATCGCGTTGCCATATTTCATTACGTTATCAGATACGAATGATTCTAGCAGAGGCGAAAATATAAACCATTTTTAACATGAAAATAACTTTGTCTTTCATTTCAGATGGACACGAAATGTACGGCCCAGATCGAGCTGCTGTTACTTCAAATGTATTGATTTCTTTCAACCAAATTTGGTACACActgtatttaaaaactattcaaGTTATACAGTGTTTCTTTCTATTAAAAACTAAATCACGAATATCACGGATTTTTGGGACCTTGAAATGCGAATACCCCCCCTAAAAATAAGAAAGCCATATCTGCATTGAAAATGAAGATATGTGTAACAGTTTTTGGGCGTGTCTACCTAAGTTTCTCTGGAGTTTATGAGATATTGGGTTTTATATTCAGCTACCTTTTTatccaaatttaatatttaacataATCCCATTTATATAACATACCGATGGCATGGCACAGAGTACTAAGAGTCATATTTATCTCAAGAACCACATTTTGACCAGacacgccctttcgaattagcACGGCTGAGTTGAAGACGAGGAAATCTTGCTCGTGGACCAGCAAAGCTTCGATTCTTTTCCCGATAATCGTTAATTACCAGCCGCGATTAGTAAAACGCCGAGCGTGCTGGGGAGCAGGATGATTGACAATAACTTCGGCCAGGTTGGTGATTACATCCTCGCTGTGCTCCGTCTTAGTTCAATCGCTTCAATCCAATCGAATTAAACGATCAGTTGGCCTCCGACACAGCGGGATTGCATCTTGACTCCATTTAATTCGAGCTgcccgtcaattctcaaccgactTCCCAATCGTCGCTGCTGTTCTCGCCAGGTTCCGCGCAGCGGGGGACTTGCAACGCGACGATCAGTGGAATATCTTGGTCCCTCTTGTTACCCTCGCCGCCAAAATGCACACGCACCGTCCTTTGAGGTCCGTGATTCGAAGACACGCGGCGGAACGAGCGTA
It includes:
- the LOC143370194 gene encoding excitatory amino acid transporter 1; translation: MEVATELSPLSGPETQCKVVERTSYYPQEPNKRPKTRQEKIRSCLRHNSLTILTVGGVVGGVILGIILRNTRAQGWAPREIMYINYFGDLFLRMLKSLILPLIISSLVSAIGSLDLSLSGRIGYRAIVYYMVTTISAVILGIILVITIQPGVGNNPDVKTNATPQNVSTIDTLMDLVRNMFPPNLVEACISQHRTEMQKPENVSLAGNMDYWEPVQKSVSGTNIMGLVVFATVLGITLGKMEEQGKPLLYFFESLSGAMMLITHWVIWLSPVGVLFLVASKITEMQSLDEVVSQLGMYFLTVLIGLFIHGFILLPGLYFIITKKNPYVYISNMAQALVTAFGTSSSSATLPIAINCLEERNNVDSRITRFVLPIGATINMDGTALYEAVAAIFIAQVRQVTLSFGQLVAISITATAASIGAAGIPQAGLVTMVMVLDTVRLPADDVFLVIAVDWLLDRCRTTVNVVGDSLGAGIVNHLSRNELASLPHHVQPQNGADHHTTTSI
- the LOC143370193 gene encoding peroxisomal N(1)-acetyl-spermine/spermidine oxidase, with the translated sequence MIMAESTERTEDDKVNCKILIVGGGMAGLSAANHLLKHQETDFLIVEARARIGGRIVATKVGGEKVELGANWIHGVLGNPMFELAMANGLIDIVRVPRPHRVVAAMEDGKQLPFPVLQEIYEAYVCFLRRCEEYFLSPYSPPDGINSVGAHVALEAEIYLSSLPTEERRIRQLLFDCLLKRETCITGCDSMEDVDLLEMGSYAELQGGNISLPDGYSAILEPVYKHIPKDSILTRHAVTSIRWERKRRADDSTKPDDNNCSGTDACIEVQCENGKTIVAEHMICTLPLGVLKEKAKDMFEPPLPNYKLEAIDRLLFGTVDKIFLEYERPFLNPGVSEVMLLWDDRGLMDDEKQDMSKTWYRKIYSFTKISETLLLGWISGKAAEYMERLSSTEVAEVCTSILRKFLNDPFVPTPKNCICTSWQSQPYTRGSYTAMAVDASQLDINRLAEPIVREDDPSRIVIAFAGEHTHSSFYSTVHGAYLTGRTAAQALLESRQSEKNSLSLSCEDTNDLSSWIQGISLN